Proteins from one Cryptomeria japonica chromosome 4, Sugi_1.0, whole genome shotgun sequence genomic window:
- the LOC131032084 gene encoding ETHYLENE INSENSITIVE 3-like 1 protein, with protein sequence MGSDNGAADNSDVEVGDIGEGMAEDDVSEEEIDFDELEKRMWKDRVKHRRLKERQKNATEQTNGKPKHKQSSEQARRKKMARAQDGILKYMFKMMEVCHAQGFVYGIIPEKGKPVSGASDNMRAWWKEKVKFDKNGPAAIAKYQAEINSRDTQKNNANVSSNVHSLQDLQDTTLGSLLSSLMQHCDPPQRRFPLEKAIPPPWWPSGDEDWWPQLGLHKGQGSPPYKKPHDLKKVWKVGVLTAVIKHMSPNIAKIKKLVRQSKCLQDKMTAKESATWLGVLNQEETQTWSADKGNGASNNCNIQSGSNTRGCTTSSASEYDVESSDDFQSSDSAKDDTQNREEDVNPCERQILNKKDTSNSSVVVQNGDTTSASKKKRGRGKRSIKEQRTFMCSNEGCPHQDKSNGFSDINQRNSHANNCPYRSQAQVTMNENAGVNQVPLYTGILDQLHPQDGSREDIFRTTMAGNEVGSPCTSAFPQVQAVSQHMYGEGEPHGVLSNFNNTDVPDDRLIVDRFNELNGCSNTKQQLQPQTRANQADHGTIEIHGDASAVFGPPLVVNSSSNELCGGIADWQRDGFNSDTVKFAGNQFESSTDCLTVDYLGSPFNFGIVGSDLDFPFDDSFDEDIIQYWGA encoded by the coding sequence ATGGGTTCTGACAATGGGGCTGCCGATAATTCGGATGTTGAAGTTGGTGATATAGGAGAGGGAATGGCCGAAGATGATGTTAGTGAAGAGGAAATAGATTTTGATGAATTGGAGAAACGCATGTGGAAAGACCGGGTTAAGCACAGACGACTTAAAGAGCGACAGAAAAATGCTACTGAGCAAACTAATGGCAAGCCAAAACACAAACAATCATCAGAGCAGGCTAGAAGAAAGAAGATGGCCCGAGCCCAAGATGGTATTCTGAAATACATGTTTAAAATGATGGAAGTCTGCCATGCACAAGGATTTGTGTATGGCATAATACCTGAGAAAGGGAAACCTGTAAGTGGTGCTTCAGATAACATGAGAGCATGGTGGAAAGAAAAAGTGAAGTTTGATAAGAATGGCCCGGCAGCAATTGCAAAGTATCAAGCTGAGATCAACTCTAGGGATACACAAAAGAacaatgcaaatgtttcttcaaatgtGCATTCACTTCAGGATCTTCAAGACACTACTTTGGGTTCCTTGCTGTCTTCTCTAATGCAACACTGTGATCCACCACAGCGAAGATTTCCTTTGGAGAAGGCTATACCACCTCCTTGGTGGCCTTCAGGGGATGAAGATTGGTGGCCTCAACTGGGTTTACATAAGGGTCAAGGTTCTCCCCCTTACAAAAAGCCTCATGATTTAAAAAAGGTATGGAAAGTTGGTGTTCTCACTGCAGTGATTAAACACATGTCTCCTAATATTGCAAAGATTAAGAAGCTAGTTAGACAGTCAAAGTGCTTGCAGGATAAGATGACTGCCAAAGAGAGTGCAACTTGGTTGGGAGTATTGAATCAAGAAGAAACTCAGACATGGTCAGCTGATAAAGGCAATGGTGCATCTAACAACTGTAACATCCAGTCAGGAAGTAACACAAGAGGGTGTACAACAAGTAGTGCAAGTGAATATGATGTGGAAAGTAGTGACGATTTCCAAAGTTCAGATTCTGCAAAAGATGATACTCAAAACAGGGAGGAAGATGTTAATCCTTGTGAAAGACAGATTTTAAATAAGAAAGATACCAGCAATTCATCTGTGGTTGTTCAGAATGGAGATACAACATCAGCTTCTAAGAAAAAGAGGGGTCGTGGAAAACGTTCAATCAAAGAGCAGCGAACTTTTATGTGTTCTAATGAGGGATGCCCACATCAGGATAAGAGCAATGGCTTTTCTGATATTAATCAAAGGAATTCACATGCAAATAACTGCCCTTATAGATCTCAAGCACAAGTAACCATGAATGAGAATGCTGGTGTAAATCAAGTACCATTATATACAGGGATCTTGGACCAGTTGCATCCACAAGATGGCAGCAGGGAAGACATTTTTAGAACAACCATGGCAGGTAATGAAGTTGGTTCTCCATGCACTTCTGCCTTTCCTCAAGTGCAAGCAGTTTCTCAGCACATGTACGGGGAAGGCGAACCCCATGGTGTATTAAGCAATTTCAACAATACTGATGTGCCTGATGATCGACTCATTGTAGATAGATTCAATGAACTAAATGGATGTTCGAATACTAAACAACAGCTGCAACCACAAACCAGGGCGAATCAAGCAGATCATGGAACTATTGAAATTCATGGTGATGCAAGTGCAGTATTTGGACCACCTTTGGTAGTGAACAGCAGTTCAAATGAACTCTGCGGAGGTATAGCTGATTGGCAGAGGGATGGATTCAATAGTGACACTGTGAAATTTGCTGGGAACCAGTTTGAGTCTTCTACTGATTGCCTTACAGTGGATTATCTTGGTAGTCCTTTTAATTTTGGAATTGTTGGTAGTGATCTGGACTTCCCATTtgatgattcatttgatgaagacatAATTCAATATTGGGGAGCTTAG